One Phaseolus vulgaris cultivar G19833 chromosome 11, P. vulgaris v2.0, whole genome shotgun sequence genomic window carries:
- the LOC137818497 gene encoding inactive leucine-rich repeat receptor-like serine/threonine-protein kinase At1g60630 isoform X2, whose product MVVVWAICRKRKTRVGSGTRSKGGAEVGEGEGGAAGSGGGGGGDGGDSNKEGGFAWEGEGLGKLVFCGGGDREMSYSLEDLLKASAETLGRGIIGSTYKAVMESGFIVTVKRLKDARYPGLEEFRAHIHVLGRLTHPNLVPLRAYFQAKEERLLVYDYFPNGSLFSLIHGSKTSGGGKPLHWTSCLKIAEDLATGLLYIHQNPGMTHGNLKSSNVLLGSDFESCLTDYGLSTFLNPESMDEPSATSLFYRAPECRNFQRSLTQPADVYSFGVLVLELLTGKTPFQDLVQTYGSDIPRWVRSVREEETESGDDPASGNEASEEKLQALLNIAMACVSLVPENRPTMREVLKMIKDARGEAHVSSNSSDHSPGRWSDTVQSFPREEHQSI is encoded by the exons ATGGTTGTGGTGTGGGCGATTTGCAGGAAGCGGAAGACGAGGGTGGGTTCCGGAACGAGGAGCAAGGGCGGTGCTGAGGTGGGGGAGGGGGAGGGTGGTGCGGCGGGGAGTGGTGGAGGTGGCGGCGGCGACGGCGGGGATAGTAATAAAGAAGGGGGTTTTGCGTGGGAAGGTGAGGGTCTGGGGAAGCTGGTGTTCTGCGGCGGAGGTGATCGCGAGATGAGTTATAGTTTGGAGGATTTGCTGAAGGCTTCGGCGGAGACTCTGGGGAGGGGTATTATTGGAAGTACTTATAAGGCAGTTATGGAATCTGGGTTCATCGTCACTGTTAAGAGGTTGAAGGATGCTAGGTACCCTGGTTTGGAAGAGTTCAGAGCTCACATTCATGTTCTTGGGAGGCTCACCCACCCCAACTTGGTCCCACTCAGAGCTTATTTTCAGGCCAAGGAAGAACGTCTTCTGGTCTATGATTACTTTCCCAATGGCAGCCTCTTCTCCCTTATTCACG GATCAAAAACATCTGGCGGGGGAAAGCCTCTTCACTGGACATCCTGCCTTAAGATTGCGGAAGATCTAGCAACAGGCCTGCTCTATATCCACCAGAACCCCGGCATGACACATGGAAACCTTAAATCTTCGAATGTGTTGCTTGGTTCTGATTTTGAGTCATGTCTTACTGATTATGGTCTCAGTACGTTCCTAAATCCTGAATCAATGGATGAGCCTAGTGCCACTTCTTTGTTCTATAGAGCACCTGAATGCCGCAACTTTCAAAGGTCACTAACTCAACCAGCTGATGTATACAGCTTTGGGGTCCTTGTTCTAGAGCTTCTAACTGGCAAAACACCCTTCCAAGACCTTGTTCAGACGTATGGGTCAGACATACCTAGGTGGGTCAGGTCAGTGCGTGAAGAAGAGACAGAGTCAGGGGACGATCCTGCCTCAGGCAATGAAGCATCAGAAGAGAAGCTTCAGGCTCTTTTGAACATTGCCATGGCATGTGTTTCACTGGTGCCAGAGAACAGGCCTACAATGAGAGAGGTTTTAAAGATGATAAAAGATGCAAGAGGGGAGGCACATGTCTCATCTAACAGTAGTGATCACTCCCCTGGTAGATGGTCAGATACTGTTCAAAGCTTTCCAAGGGAAGAACACCAGAGCATATGA
- the LOC137818497 gene encoding inactive leucine-rich repeat receptor-like serine/threonine-protein kinase At1g60630 isoform X1 translates to MERSYVFVFLCVSVLCLILSQPARSEDDSQPLLALKSSIDVLHKLPWRQGTDVCTWAGVRDCFNGRVRKLVLEHSNLTGSLDSKILNRLNQLRVLSFKGNSLSGQVPDLSALINLKSIFLSSNNFSGEFPSSLALLHRVKVIVLSQNHISGDIPASLLNLRRLYILYLEDNAFTGSIPRFNQTSLRYLNVSNNRLSGEIPVTAALIRFNASSFSGNAGLCGESIHQPCKNGSVSLAPSISPSHPLVPGGTAPASNRAKLVKIIGGCVGGVVFIVVCMVVVWAICRKRKTRVGSGTRSKGGAEVGEGEGGAAGSGGGGGGDGGDSNKEGGFAWEGEGLGKLVFCGGGDREMSYSLEDLLKASAETLGRGIIGSTYKAVMESGFIVTVKRLKDARYPGLEEFRAHIHVLGRLTHPNLVPLRAYFQAKEERLLVYDYFPNGSLFSLIHGSKTSGGGKPLHWTSCLKIAEDLATGLLYIHQNPGMTHGNLKSSNVLLGSDFESCLTDYGLSTFLNPESMDEPSATSLFYRAPECRNFQRSLTQPADVYSFGVLVLELLTGKTPFQDLVQTYGSDIPRWVRSVREEETESGDDPASGNEASEEKLQALLNIAMACVSLVPENRPTMREVLKMIKDARGEAHVSSNSSDHSPGRWSDTVQSFPREEHQSI, encoded by the exons ATGGAGAGATcctatgtttttgtttttctctgtGTCTCCGTGCTTTGTCTCATCCTGTCCCAACCCGCCAGATCAGAAGACGATTCCCAACCCCTTCTGGCTCTCAAATCCTCCATTGACGTTCTCCACAAGCTCCCATGGCGACAAGGAACCGACGTCTGCACCTGGGCAGGGGTCAGAGACTGCTTCAACGGAAGAGTCAGAAAGCTCGTCTTAGAACACTCCAACCTGACCGGTTCTCTCGATTCCAAGATCTTGAACCGTTTGAACCAGCTAAGAGTCCTCAGCTTCAAAGGAAACTCACTCTCCGGCCAAGTCCCTGACCTCTCCGCCCTGATCAACCTCAAATCGATTTTCCTCAGCAGCAACAACTTCTCCGGCGAGTTCCCCTCCTCGCTCGCGCTACTCCACCGCGTCAAGGTCATTGTCCTGTCGCAGAACCACATCTCCGGCGACATTCCAGCGTCGCTGCTGAATCTCCGGCGGCTCTACATCCTCTACCTGGAAGACAACGCGTTCACGGGAAGCATCCCGCGTTTCAATCAAACCAGCCTCAGGTATTTAAATGTCTCCAACAACCGGCTCTCCGGCGAGATTCCGGTGACCGCCGCCCTGATCCGGTTCAATGCGTCGTCGTTTTCAGGCAACGCGGGGCTCTGCGGGGAGAGCATCCACCAGCCGTGCAAAAACGGCAGCGTTTCGTTGGCGCCGTCGATAAGCCCCAGCCATCCGCTGGTCCCGGGAGGCACCGCGCCGGCATCGAACCGCGCGAAGCTGGTAAAGATAATTGGAGGGTGCGTTGGTGGCGTTGTTTTTATTGTGGTGTGCATGGTTGTGGTGTGGGCGATTTGCAGGAAGCGGAAGACGAGGGTGGGTTCCGGAACGAGGAGCAAGGGCGGTGCTGAGGTGGGGGAGGGGGAGGGTGGTGCGGCGGGGAGTGGTGGAGGTGGCGGCGGCGACGGCGGGGATAGTAATAAAGAAGGGGGTTTTGCGTGGGAAGGTGAGGGTCTGGGGAAGCTGGTGTTCTGCGGCGGAGGTGATCGCGAGATGAGTTATAGTTTGGAGGATTTGCTGAAGGCTTCGGCGGAGACTCTGGGGAGGGGTATTATTGGAAGTACTTATAAGGCAGTTATGGAATCTGGGTTCATCGTCACTGTTAAGAGGTTGAAGGATGCTAGGTACCCTGGTTTGGAAGAGTTCAGAGCTCACATTCATGTTCTTGGGAGGCTCACCCACCCCAACTTGGTCCCACTCAGAGCTTATTTTCAGGCCAAGGAAGAACGTCTTCTGGTCTATGATTACTTTCCCAATGGCAGCCTCTTCTCCCTTATTCACG GATCAAAAACATCTGGCGGGGGAAAGCCTCTTCACTGGACATCCTGCCTTAAGATTGCGGAAGATCTAGCAACAGGCCTGCTCTATATCCACCAGAACCCCGGCATGACACATGGAAACCTTAAATCTTCGAATGTGTTGCTTGGTTCTGATTTTGAGTCATGTCTTACTGATTATGGTCTCAGTACGTTCCTAAATCCTGAATCAATGGATGAGCCTAGTGCCACTTCTTTGTTCTATAGAGCACCTGAATGCCGCAACTTTCAAAGGTCACTAACTCAACCAGCTGATGTATACAGCTTTGGGGTCCTTGTTCTAGAGCTTCTAACTGGCAAAACACCCTTCCAAGACCTTGTTCAGACGTATGGGTCAGACATACCTAGGTGGGTCAGGTCAGTGCGTGAAGAAGAGACAGAGTCAGGGGACGATCCTGCCTCAGGCAATGAAGCATCAGAAGAGAAGCTTCAGGCTCTTTTGAACATTGCCATGGCATGTGTTTCACTGGTGCCAGAGAACAGGCCTACAATGAGAGAGGTTTTAAAGATGATAAAAGATGCAAGAGGGGAGGCACATGTCTCATCTAACAGTAGTGATCACTCCCCTGGTAGATGGTCAGATACTGTTCAAAGCTTTCCAAGGGAAGAACACCAGAGCATATGA
- the LOC137823206 gene encoding uncharacterized protein isoform X2, which translates to MAAESNAGFHCEDIDSVLNRRAISFQPGGAINRLSEMVPMGNYFGLSSSSGMIYSGNSTIINSNPVMSQAGNPSSSSLLLDSVPGLKHDTGLAVEWSVDEQYRLEEGLARYAEEPSIMRYIKIAALLPDKTVRDVALRCRWLTRKRRKSEEHNLGKKVHNRKDKPVELASKTNLHSALPPSMATYSLMSHHMDQSQRIQYDGICSPLKQLMQQNAQAFNQISANLSTYKLQDNIDLFCHTRHNINTILND; encoded by the exons ATGGCAGCAGAGTCAAACGCTGGGTTTCACTGTGAAGATATAGATTCTGTTTTGAACAGGCGTGCCATATCATTTCAGCCTGGAGGTGCTATTAACCGCCTGTCAGAGATGGTTCCAATGGGTAATTATTTTGGGCTAAGTAGTTCATCTGGGATGATATATTCTGGGAATTCAACCATCATTAACAGTAATCCTGTCATGAGTCAAGCGGGTAACCCATCAAGTTCTTCGCTTCTTCTCGATTCGGTTCCAGGACTGAAGCATGACACAGGGTTGGCTGTTGAGTGGTCTGTTGATGAACAGTACAGATTGGAGGAGGGCCTTGCCAG ATATGCTGAAGAACCAAGTATCATGAGGTATATCAAAATTGCTGCCCTGTTGCCTGATAAAACTGTTCGAGATGTTGCTTTGAGGTGTAGATGGTtgaca AGAAAGCGAAGGAAATCAGAAGAACACAATCTGGGAAAGAAGGTCCATAACAGAAAG GATAAGCCTGTGGAGTTAGCATCAAAGACAAATTTACATTCGGCTCTGCCCCCGAGCATGGCTACGTATTCTCTCATGTCACACCATATGGACCAAAGTCAACGGATACAATATGATG GTATTTGTAGTCCTTTGAAGCAACTCATGCAGCAGAATGCTCAAGCTTTTAATCAAATCAGTGCTAATTTGTCTACTTACAAG TTGCAGGATAACATCGACCTCTTTTGCCACACTAGGCATAATATTAATACCATTCTTAACGA TTGA
- the LOC137823206 gene encoding uncharacterized protein isoform X1, translating into MAAESNAGFHCEDIDSVLNRRAISFQPGGAINRLSEMVPMGNYFGLSSSSGMIYSGNSTIINSNPVMSQAGNPSSSSLLLDSVPGLKHDTGLAVEWSVDEQYRLEEGLARYAEEPSIMRYIKIAALLPDKTVRDVALRCRWLTRKRRKSEEHNLGKKVHNRKDKPVELASKTNLHSALPPSMATYSLMSHHMDQSQRIQYDGICSPLKQLMQQNAQAFNQISANLSTYKLQDNIDLFCHTRHNINTILNDMRGMPGIMSQMPPLPVAINEDLASSILPNRT; encoded by the exons ATGGCAGCAGAGTCAAACGCTGGGTTTCACTGTGAAGATATAGATTCTGTTTTGAACAGGCGTGCCATATCATTTCAGCCTGGAGGTGCTATTAACCGCCTGTCAGAGATGGTTCCAATGGGTAATTATTTTGGGCTAAGTAGTTCATCTGGGATGATATATTCTGGGAATTCAACCATCATTAACAGTAATCCTGTCATGAGTCAAGCGGGTAACCCATCAAGTTCTTCGCTTCTTCTCGATTCGGTTCCAGGACTGAAGCATGACACAGGGTTGGCTGTTGAGTGGTCTGTTGATGAACAGTACAGATTGGAGGAGGGCCTTGCCAG ATATGCTGAAGAACCAAGTATCATGAGGTATATCAAAATTGCTGCCCTGTTGCCTGATAAAACTGTTCGAGATGTTGCTTTGAGGTGTAGATGGTtgaca AGAAAGCGAAGGAAATCAGAAGAACACAATCTGGGAAAGAAGGTCCATAACAGAAAG GATAAGCCTGTGGAGTTAGCATCAAAGACAAATTTACATTCGGCTCTGCCCCCGAGCATGGCTACGTATTCTCTCATGTCACACCATATGGACCAAAGTCAACGGATACAATATGATG GTATTTGTAGTCCTTTGAAGCAACTCATGCAGCAGAATGCTCAAGCTTTTAATCAAATCAGTGCTAATTTGTCTACTTACAAG TTGCAGGATAACATCGACCTCTTTTGCCACACTAGGCATAATATTAATACCATTCTTAACGA TATGAGAGGGATGCCTGGGATTATGAGCCAAATGCCACCACTGCCTGTGGCCATTAATGAGGATCTTGCTAGTAGTATTTTGCCTAATAGAACATAG